The sequence ATCAGCCCACTCACGCGAGGTAACACCGTCGATAAAAACGCCAATATCGGCATCCGACAATGCCTTGCCGTCACGCTTGCGGGCGATCAATTCCTGTGGACGCATCGATGTATTTTACCGCAGGAAAGGAATAAACCACAGATATACACAGATGGACACAGATATTTGTTTTGTTCCTATCTGTGTTTGTCTGTGTTCATCTGTGGTTAATTCTTCTGAAGAAGTGCAACCGCCTCCGCCGATACTGCACGCCGTTCGCCGACTGAATCGACGCCTTCGCCGGTCTTTGCTTTGACACTAACTTGATCGATCGAGACGCCCAGAGCATCGGCGAGATTGGCTCGCATCGCGTCGATATGAGGACGCAGCTTGGGACGTTCGAGGTGCACGACCGCATCGAGATTGCCGACCGAATAGCCTTTTTCGTTGATCAAATCGACCGCGTATCGCAGGAATTGCGAGCTTTCCGCATTTCGCCAACGCTTCTCGTCATTCGGAAAATGCCTGCCGAGATCGCCCAACGCCAACGCGCCCAACACTGCGTCCGCGGCCGCGTGCATCAACACATCCGCGTCGGAATGCCCGTCCGCACCGAGGTCCGACTCGATCACGACCCCGCCGATAACCAGCGGCCGTCCGGCGATCAGCCGATGAATATCTGTGCCAAATCCAACTCTCACAATTCTTTACAAAAGTAGCTAGTAGCTGATAGCTAACAGCTAATAGCTACTTTTCAAAATCGCCTCAGCAAACACAAGATCCTCCGGCCGTGTGATCTTGATATTTCGCGAACTGCCCTCTACGGCGGCAATGGGCACGCCGAGTTTTTCCACGAGATAACATTCGTCGGTAACGGTGTCGAGAATCGCTCCGGGCCCATATTCACTATAGGCCTTCATCAGCAGTTCAACACGAAACGCTTGAGGCGTCAGTGCACGACGCAGCTTGTTGCGGTCAAGTGTCGAACCTATCTCGTCTCCGCGAAGCGACTTGATCGTATCCGTCACGGGAGCGACCAGGCAAGCGGCCCCTGTTTCCTGTGCCTTAGCGACGACCATTTCTACCTCGTCAACCGAGACTAAAGGACGTGCCCCATCGTGTATGGCAACGACAGACGCATCATTGTTTTGACAAACTACCGACAGCCCATTCAAGACAGATTCCGCCCGAGTAGCCCCGCCACTGACAATTGTCTTAATCTTCTTAATTTGAAATTTCAAATTTAAGATCTCAAATTCCGCCCTCCCTTCGTCCGACAACACAAGCACGATCTCGTCCACCGCCGGACAGGCCTCAAATCGTTCTAAAGTGTGTATTATTAAGGGCTTGCCGAGGAGTTCTGTGAATTGTTTGGGCTTGTCGGCGGCGAATCTCGAGCCGCTGCCGGCGGCAACGATGATGGCGATATTCACTATTCGATCTCTTCGATTATTGTCGTCTGTCGTAGCTCGCGAGTTGCTTTTCTAAAACCCAGCGAACGCGAATCGTGAATACTGAATGCCGATGAATTCTCGTTACCATTCTGCTCGTCACGCTCTTCCCAAAGGCGGCCGAATATCATCTTGCCTGCAGTGGTCTGGAGCACGCTGGTCACGGCGATGTCGGCTGTTTTACCGATTAGACGGCGGGCATGGTCAACCACGACCATAGTGCCGTCGTCGAGATATGCGACGCCTTGATTGTATTCCTTGCCCTCTTTGAGAATAAAGACCCGCATTGCCTCGCCGGGGAGTACGACGGGCCGCATTGCGTTAGCCAGCTCGTTGATATTCAGGACCTCAACGCCGCGAAG is a genomic window of Chloracidobacterium sp. containing:
- the ispD gene encoding 2-C-methyl-D-erythritol 4-phosphate cytidylyltransferase, yielding MNIAIIVAAGSGSRFAADKPKQFTELLGKPLIIHTLERFEACPAVDEIVLVLSDEGRAEFEILNLKFQIKKIKTIVSGGATRAESVLNGLSVVCQNNDASVVAIHDGARPLVSVDEVEMVVAKAQETGAACLVAPVTDTIKSLRGDEIGSTLDRNKLRRALTPQAFRVELLMKAYSEYGPGAILDTVTDECYLVEKLGVPIAAVEGSSRNIKITRPEDLVFAEAILKSSY
- a CDS encoding 2-C-methyl-D-erythritol 2,4-cyclodiphosphate synthase — translated: MRVGFGTDIHRLIAGRPLVIGGVVIESDLGADGHSDADVLMHAAADAVLGALALGDLGRHFPNDEKRWRNAESSQFLRYAVDLINEKGYSVGNLDAVVHLERPKLRPHIDAMRANLADALGVSIDQVSVKAKTGEGVDSVGERRAVSAEAVALLQKN